A section of the Cygnus olor isolate bCygOlo1 chromosome 14, bCygOlo1.pri.v2, whole genome shotgun sequence genome encodes:
- the FABP6 gene encoding gastrotropin isoform X4: MAFAGKYEFESDENYDDFVKAIGLPSEKVEMGRNCKIVTEVVQNGNDFTWTQHFPGGRTTTNTFTIGKEADMETMGGKKFKATVKMEGGKVVADFPNYHHTAEIAGGKLVEGRFLLNVCVEGVQTLAAIRRATRSISKTSTLKTIDYHYADLGLLLDLICLNSNHNTKALTQTGEVSGQFTFKIELPEERLNLQPRSIWLFSFLR; encoded by the exons ATGGCATTCGCAGGCAAATACGAATTTGAAAGCGATGAGAACTACGATGACTTTGTGAAGGCAATTG GTCTCCCCAGTGAGAAGGTTGAGATGGGAAGGAATTGCAAAATAGTCACTGAGGTGGTGCAGAATGGAAATGACTTCACCTGGACACAGCATTTCCCAGGAGGTCGCACCACGACTAACACATTCACTATTGGCAAGGAAGCAGACATGGAGACAATGGGTGGTAAAAAGTTCAAG GCAACTGTTAAAATGGAAGGGGGAAAAGTAGTAGCTGATTTTCCCAACTATCATCACACTGCAGAGATTGCTGGAGGAAAACTAGTGGAG GGACGTTTTTTGCTGAATGTCTGTGTTGAAGGAGTTCAGACGCTAGCAGCAATCAGAAGAGCAACAAGGAGCATTTCCAAAACTTCAACTTTGAAAACTATTGACTACCATTATGCAGATTTAGG TCTGCTGTTGGACTTAATCTGCCTCAACTCCAACCACAATACAAAGGCACTAACACAAACTGGGGAAGTCAGTGGacaattcacatttaaaatagagTTACCAGAAGAAAGACTGAATTTACAACCGCGTTCTATAtggcttttcagttttcttaggTAA
- the FABP6 gene encoding gastrotropin isoform X2 produces the protein MICGLKEIRCAAILHYQPHHQGNMAFAGKYEFESDENYDDFVKAIGLPSEKVEMGRNCKIVTEVVQNGNDFTWTQHFPGGRTTTNTFTIGKEADMETMGGKKFKATVKMEGGKVVADFPNYHHTAEIAGGKLVEGRFLLNVCVEGVQTLAAIRRATRSISKTSTLKTIDYHYADLGLLLDLICLNSNHNTKALTQTGEVSGQFTFKIELPEERLNLQPRSIWLFSFLR, from the exons CGGCTATCCTGCACTACCAGCCACATCACCAGGGCAACATGGCATTCGCAGGCAAATACGAATTTGAAAGCGATGAGAACTACGATGACTTTGTGAAGGCAATTG GTCTCCCCAGTGAGAAGGTTGAGATGGGAAGGAATTGCAAAATAGTCACTGAGGTGGTGCAGAATGGAAATGACTTCACCTGGACACAGCATTTCCCAGGAGGTCGCACCACGACTAACACATTCACTATTGGCAAGGAAGCAGACATGGAGACAATGGGTGGTAAAAAGTTCAAG GCAACTGTTAAAATGGAAGGGGGAAAAGTAGTAGCTGATTTTCCCAACTATCATCACACTGCAGAGATTGCTGGAGGAAAACTAGTGGAG GGACGTTTTTTGCTGAATGTCTGTGTTGAAGGAGTTCAGACGCTAGCAGCAATCAGAAGAGCAACAAGGAGCATTTCCAAAACTTCAACTTTGAAAACTATTGACTACCATTATGCAGATTTAGG TCTGCTGTTGGACTTAATCTGCCTCAACTCCAACCACAATACAAAGGCACTAACACAAACTGGGGAAGTCAGTGGacaattcacatttaaaatagagTTACCAGAAGAAAGACTGAATTTACAACCGCGTTCTATAtggcttttcagttttcttaggTAA
- the FABP6 gene encoding gastrotropin isoform X1: MLITEQGECSQKKAAILHYQPHHQGNMAFAGKYEFESDENYDDFVKAIGLPSEKVEMGRNCKIVTEVVQNGNDFTWTQHFPGGRTTTNTFTIGKEADMETMGGKKFKATVKMEGGKVVADFPNYHHTAEIAGGKLVEGRFLLNVCVEGVQTLAAIRRATRSISKTSTLKTIDYHYADLGLLLDLICLNSNHNTKALTQTGEVSGQFTFKIELPEERLNLQPRSIWLFSFLR, encoded by the exons ATGCTGATCACGGAACAGGGAGAATGTTCGCAGAAGAAAG CGGCTATCCTGCACTACCAGCCACATCACCAGGGCAACATGGCATTCGCAGGCAAATACGAATTTGAAAGCGATGAGAACTACGATGACTTTGTGAAGGCAATTG GTCTCCCCAGTGAGAAGGTTGAGATGGGAAGGAATTGCAAAATAGTCACTGAGGTGGTGCAGAATGGAAATGACTTCACCTGGACACAGCATTTCCCAGGAGGTCGCACCACGACTAACACATTCACTATTGGCAAGGAAGCAGACATGGAGACAATGGGTGGTAAAAAGTTCAAG GCAACTGTTAAAATGGAAGGGGGAAAAGTAGTAGCTGATTTTCCCAACTATCATCACACTGCAGAGATTGCTGGAGGAAAACTAGTGGAG GGACGTTTTTTGCTGAATGTCTGTGTTGAAGGAGTTCAGACGCTAGCAGCAATCAGAAGAGCAACAAGGAGCATTTCCAAAACTTCAACTTTGAAAACTATTGACTACCATTATGCAGATTTAGG TCTGCTGTTGGACTTAATCTGCCTCAACTCCAACCACAATACAAAGGCACTAACACAAACTGGGGAAGTCAGTGGacaattcacatttaaaatagagTTACCAGAAGAAAGACTGAATTTACAACCGCGTTCTATAtggcttttcagttttcttaggTAA